CGCATATTGCGGAGGCGGTTAATGTCAAAGAAAACACAGTCAACTATGGAATGTCGACCGTGAGACTTATCCTGTGGTTTTCTCCGAACGCATCGCTAGCTTCAGTGATGTAAGCATAATCAATGCTGTATCTTCCGGCGATCTTCAGACCGGCACCGATAGTGAAATCACCATCATTGACACCACCGCGGACCGCTCCCCAGTAGTTCGTTCCGAACTGAGTGGCATATTCAGCACCTGCTCTGAGCTTGATCTCAGAACGATGCTGAACCTTCTCAATCTCGATCGGAATGGTGAAGCCTGTGGTCGGGAAGACAACCGCTCCGACACGGAACGTCATCGGAACATAGTCACCGACTTTCGTACCGAGATCGGCAGCAGTGATACCCAATTGGGCAGTACTGCTGATGTTGTACAGAACGCCGACATCGAAGCCTACGCCCGTCTTCGTGTAGTCGTCAATCTTCTGATAGACGACCTTTGCAGTCACACCCAACGCCAGATCTGTAGCCATGTTGTTGCCCCACGAGAACAGGAACGCATGATCGTTAGCGTTGAAATCAGCTTCACGAACTCCGTTAGACGTATATGACGCGATGTCCGAAGTCCCGGCATTGAGCCAGGAGAAGCCGATCGTACCGAAACGGAAGCCCCCACCTGCGATTGACAGATAGTTGTACTTCCGATCCACTCCCATATTCGCAGCAATCATGCTGGAGAAGGAGAATTTTCCAACATGTGATAGGCCTGCCGGGTTCCAGTAGCCCGCCGTAGCGTCATCTGCCACGGCTACGTAGGCACCACCCATACCAAGAGCACGCGCCCCCACACCCATGCGCAGAAATGGCATTGCATGGTTGTAGTCCTTGGCTACAGCAACCTCTGAGCAACCCACCACCATCAGGATGAAAAGCGCTAAGCTTAAAGCTAACGTCTTTCTTGAGTTTCTCGTCATTTCTGTATCATCCCTTCTTATAAGGTGTCCACAAGTCCCGGGGTATTACCCCCGGGACCTGCAGGTGAGTTACTTTTCTATAACGGCAATCTTCACGGTCTTGTGATTGCCGTCGGCGGTTTGGACGTATGCGAAATAGACACCATTCGCAACGAGCTCACCGTCATCGGTACGACCTTTCCAGGTGGTCTGACCAGCCAGTAGTGACCGTACAAGCTCACCACCAAAATCGTAGATCTTGATCGTGATCCCGTTGCCGTTGAAGCCCGTGACGATCGTCGTCTCTTCTCCAGCACTCGGGTCAAACGGGTTCGGGAAGTTGTACGCATCTCCGGCGTCGGTGTAATCACCCGGACCGAAGGCCGACCATGTACGAACGGTCTTGTTGCCGGTATCATCGTAAGCGATGATTGTCGTCTGTACTCCCGCTGTCGGACAGTACGAGATGTAGCCGGATTCCTCGTCGAAGCTGTACTGACCAGCTTCGAGATCGCCTGCGACCTCATCGATTGCGACGCCATCCTCGAGTACCTCGATGCTCTCGATACCGGCGCCGTCATCTACGACCTGGATCATGACCGGACACGTCTTCGGAAGCGCATCGAACAGATTCGACTCGCTTTCGCCCTGAGCGAAGACAGACGGGCCGAAGTAGTCGACAGCCAGAATCTGGAACCACGGATCGGTTACGTTGTCCACGCAATCCCAGACACCGTGACCGTGCAGGTAGTATTCATCCCATTCGCCGTAGGCGACCGGGTCACCTTCGCTATAGTAGGCAGTGTTGTCACTACGTGTGCCGTCGTAGATCGCGACACCAATTGCGCGCTTGTGTTCAAGCTCGTAGTGAGTCGTGATCGTGATCGTGTTTCCATCGCGGTAGTAATCTACCTGACCCGGGAAGAACGTGCCGAGGAAGAACAACTGCTCGGTCTGATTCGGATTCATCGGATCCGTGCTGGTTGTCTGAATCGCTACGACGTCGACGAATACGTGATCCCAATCGACACCGGCGCCTTCGCCGTCATCGATCGTGAATGTGATCGTCGGGTTCTTCGAGACATAGTAGTTCTCGAATACCACTGTCGGAGGAGTGCAATCAACCTCGAACGTCCATGTCAGCGTTGCAGTGTTGTTCTGATCGTTGGTGGCACTGATCCAAAGTGTGTTAGTGCCACATGGCAATGCAGGAGCATCGTTGTTCATCCAGATACCCAACAACTGGCTGACCCCGTCGTAATTGGTATTCCACATCTCGGAATCGCTACCGTTTCTGTGGATGTATGTACCGTTCAGTTTGACCACGAAGTCGAAGTTGGACTCCGAAGTGCCTGCGAATTCATCGACCACCTTGAAGACGAACTTCGGAGTTTCCTCCCAGTCGGCATCCCACTCGCCGTAGTAATACGGGTTGTACGGACCAACGAAATCGTTGCATAATGGATATGCATCGAAGAACTCGATGGTAACCGGACCCGGGTCGTCATCAGGTACGATTGCGACTACAGCATAGATACCGTACAGACAGTCGGTTGAGAACTCAACCCACCGCTGTTCACCAACCGTGTAGAATCCGGCATCGCCATTGAGGAAGTAGATTCCGCTACGGTTCCATTCCGAGTAGTCGGCGTTCCAACGAACAACCAACAGCGACTCGGCCGGAACATCGGAATCGAACGTCATATTGATGACTGCATAGCGATTATCCGGGAAGCAGCAAGGTGTGAACAGACTCAGGTCGCCGCCGTTACCCTTGATCGGTGCATCGTACTCTTCATAACAACCGATGAAGTGGGCGAGTCCGTTCTCATTCGGCACAGGTTGCCAGGTATCCTGCTGAGCGCCGGATCTCGGCAGCCATGTTTCGAGAACCGTCAGACATCCACCGTAAGTGCCGTCCGGTATGTAAACCGAAGCGCTTCCGCCGTTGCCATAAACGGTACCGTTCGTACCCAGATCATCGTAGAATGTGTACGTATTGACAGTGGTGTACTGGGCACTGGCACCATCCGCGGCACCAACCATGAACACCGCCATACCGTCACAGTATACCGCATCAGGATGAACATCTTCCTGGAAATACTCACCCTGGAGGTTTTCGTTCAGCGAGATAGATTCATACGAGAAACTTCCTGCCTGTTCGTAAACACCCAGCGCAGCCGGTGCGTCACCTGAAGCGGCCGCCACTCGGAGTACCAATTCGAAGTAGTCATCCTCGTAGTTCTTGTATGTTGCGAGACCGGAGAGTTCCTCGCCGGCTTCGAACACCAGACCACCCGCGCCATCTGCGACAGCATCGATAATCAATGCATTACCCGGAAGGGTATTGCCTGAACCATCAGTGGCCTGCATGCGGAACTGGAGGTCGCCATTAACCGAGCTCGCATCGAACTCAGTCCACCAGAAGTCGCTTACGGCGACGGCGCCTGTACCAACTCCGTACCAGCCATTGCCATTGTTGTACTCGAAGAGCACATACGAGGCATCACTGGACCAGTCAAAGCCGTACAGTCTTCCATCATGGTAACCGACAATTGATGTCCACGGTGCGGACTGATCAGTGATAGAACCACTGACCGGGCCAACCGTGTCGGCATTTCCAACAGCATCCCAACCGTAGAAATAGAACCTGTAGGTTCCGGTCGAGAGTCCGGAGATATTGAACCAGGCTCCGTGGATGCCGTCCGTTGCCGGATCGATCAGGCTGTACATCATCTGGGAGCCGGTGCTGTTTCTGATCTCAAATGCGACCGCGGCCATTCCTGAATTGGCCCCAGTTGAGGAACCATTATCAAAGAATGAGCCTTCCACCCAAATCGTATCCATTCCAGTCAGATCGAGCGCGGGATCATTACCAGCCTCGACATCCTGACCGGCGATCTGTGTGGCAGCAATAACCGGGTTGACCGCATCATAGTAGAATGTCCACCTGTCGGAATCAGTGTAGCGTCCTGCACGGTTCCAGGCCCTCACTCTGAAGTGATAGGCACCGTCCGTCGGGCTGCCCAGTGTTGCCGAGTATGGTGGGTAGTAATCACGTGCCCAGGTTGTCCACGATCCGCTCAGTACGTTCTTGTACTGGAACCAGATCGAGTCGATCGGAATGTCGCCGTTGTCGGCTGACGCGCCGAATGTGTAACCTGCACCGATGAAGCCGGAGTCGGCAACGCCTTGTGGAGCAGTCATTGTCACTGTCGGCAGTGCATTCGCGATGTAGATCTTGGTCGCAGTCGGGTTTGCATCACGATTGAATGAAGAATCAACCGCAACAGCTCTCACCCAAACCCAACCATCGGCGACATTGCCGAGTGTTGGCCAGGTGATCGGGAAAGTGCCTTGGCTGCTCGATGAGTCGATCGGCATCCAGGTAGATCCGCCGTCTTCCATATATTCATAGACGACTTTTCTGAGCTGGTAGCCGTTGAGGGCGGCAGCCGTCAGGCTGACGTTACCCCATACGTACTGTTCCCAGGTGAGGCTGGAAATCAGCGCCTGATTAGGATCGACGTCGAGAATCGTGATTGCGATTGTATCGGCTACGAACGCTCTGTTGAGACTGTCTTCCTTCTGGACAACCAGAGAGCTGCCACCGTAGAAGTTGTTTTCGACGTTTGCGTCCGTGTAGATGCCGAGATCGTACGGGTTAAAGGTGGCTTCGTACCACGGCTCCGGTCCAACCTGAGCCAGAGGAGTCAGCGTGCCGGAGTTCAACCAGTAGTAGTTAACTCTGGTGACCTCAAAAGAGTCGGCCATTGGGATGGTCTGCGACCAAACCGTCATGTCCTCTCTTGCCTGTGCGAACACCGAACCCGCACCCATCAACTTCGTCGACGGTGTGTAGAAGGTGACTCCACCAGACTCGAATTGCCTGAAGGCAAAGTCGGCCGGTGAGTTGTCAACCATCCAGGTGCCGTCTGAGTTGACGTTCAGGGCATCAAATGTGTTGTCATCCGGGAAGCCATCTGCGTCATAGTCCCACATAACATTGCCGGTTATGTCGGTGGCTATTACGCGGAAATCATTGTAGATATCCGACAGAGTGGCTGTATTGAAGTTGTACCATACATACACGCCTTCATCAGTCGCCGGACCCATCGTACCGATCAAAGTCCAGTTCGTGAAGATGTCCGGATTCCAGCTCGGCTTCGTATAGAGCTTAAGCGACGCGAAGTCATTGTAGCTCTCCTGAATCTCAGCGTAGAAGTCGACCACTCCGGCCAACATGCTGACGCCGTTGATCGAAGCGGCGTTCGGACAGGTAAGCATAATGTCCGTAGCCGTCGAATCGAGCTGAACCGTGATTACCGGTGTGTATGAAGTATTCTGAACATCATCATAGAACTTCGCACGCAGGTAGACAATTGCGTCGCCCGCGAATGCGCGGTTATCCCACGATGCAGTGTAGACGCCTGAGACCGGAACGGTCTGGACATCAAACACGCTGTAGGCAGCATCGTATTCGAGCGAATGCTCAAAGTCGACACGTGTCACCGACGAAGGATCATAGGAGTTCGGATTCACCATCGCCGTGACAAACAGTGGCTGTAGTGCACTGTTCATGCGGCGAACTCTCTGGCCGTCGACCGGAGCGGTGATCATACCCCACGCTGCATCTTCATCAGGTGTGCAAACTTCGAACATTACCCAGCCGATCTTGCCATCGGAACGGGTTACCTTGACGGTGACGTCTTCGGTGCCCTTCGGGAAGTTCGTGCAATCGAGGTTGAACGTGTAAGGCATCGTAGTGACGGCCTCGTCGTAGAACACTCTGTTCGCCCAGCTTGTGTCATCGACGGTCACGGAGACGATAAACTCTTCGCCTGCGATGAAGTCGGTCACGTCAATCTCTACCACGTTGTTCGCGTCACGAGTGACGTTATAGCCGCAGGTGCTCTGTGGTGACACGGTGTCATTCACGTCAAGCACCACAACCGGCAGACCTGTGTAGAACCAAGTGAAACTGTAGGCTCCACACGCGATATATCCGGCAGGAGCTGTTGTCACATTTCCTACGTCATCAACCGCAGCAATTGCGAACTCGTATGTATCGTCAGCGGTCGCACCCGGGAATGCTCCAAGCATCAAAGCGTTGGTAACAGTCATGGTGAACTGCTGTCCGCCACCTACCTGGGTCATTCCGCCGAGCGAAATCCATGCGCCCGGAGTGCCGGTTCCAAGATCGGCATCGCGAACGAAGAGAGTCGCTCCATTAATATCAGGATCGGGTGACTCTGCCACGACCGTCATCGGATTCGTGATTCCGTACATTCCGCCTGACGCCGGGAAGTTGATGCAAGCCGTTGGAGCTTCGCAATCAGCTACCTGAGAAACGCGCGTGAAATTCCACTCGCGGTTGTTAGCGTCATCGATTGTACGAACCACGAATTGATATGTCGTTCCGTGAGTCAGAATGACCGTACCATCGGTTGTCCAGGAAGTGGTCGTGGAGGAACCGACTGCTGAAGTCGTATCAGCAGCATCCCACACGCCGTCGCCGCCGTCCCAGAAGACCAGGTAAAGCGAGTCATCGGGATTGCCTGCAGTCCAACTCAGGTTGATAGCGCAGGCACCCTGCGACGGAGTCAAGGCGGTTACTGGCAGAGGTGATCTGGTGTCGACCGGGAAAATGATCACGCTGCTTGTAGCAACGGTGGTATTACCGGCGTCATCTTCCAGAGTCGCTTCGACCGTGTGCAGACTGGCCGCAGTGTCCACGCCGAACGCGCCGCCATCGGCGACTGTCCAGGTGTAGGAGTACTCACCGGTTACGAGAGTGTCCTCCACGCACTGCGTCTGACTTCCGCCAAGACCGGACATAAACAGATCCAACATGACCTCACAGGTCGCAATCAGATCCGGGGTGGTTGAAGCATCAAGCGTAAACTTAACTTCGTCTCCGATATTGATAACATTGTTGGAGTCGAGATCAAGATTACGAGTGTATGTGAAGCTCACTGGAGCCGCAGGCGGCTGATTGTCAATTGCGAAGTGAGCCACATTAGAATCTACATTCCAGTTACACGCATTATCCCATGCCCATACCCAGAAACGTGATCCTGAAGAGTCAGCTATAAGATCAAGCGCTCCGGCGGTAAGTACCTTCTGGGCAGTGAATCGACGATCGCCCGAGGCGTCATCGAGAGTTGTCCAGCCGGCATAACCCCAATTCGTGAGATCTGCCTGAACCGTAATAACCTCGCCGTATGCGTTGCCGGTCATGTATGCGTAGATTTGAACGGTGTCTCCGACAGCAGCGATGCCGTCGCCATTCCCATCTCCGACCAAACTGACCCATACCGAGTCGCCATCGAATACCGGCTTCTGGTTGTCGATTGCGAATGGGACCAGAAGTGAATCCGTTAACTGGTTGCCTGCCATGTCTTCCACTTTGACAACCAGGTACCAGAATCCGGCGGCAACATCCAAAGCGGGTGTTATTGACGCCTCCGGAAGTTTCCATCCGAGAGTCATGGCCGAGTCAGAACCGGATACAAGTGTATCGGTGAATACCTGAGCCGACCCGCCTCCAAACACCTGTATGGAAGCGTAGGCTTTGTATGTCTCGAACTCGCCTACCGTATCCCATGCGGTAATGAATATCGAGTCACCAAGGTTCACTATTCCGTTACCGCCGCAACTGTCATTGTCAGCAGCGAGTGCGAAATTGATCGTCAACTCTGGCGGCTTCGTATCGAAAACCAGCACGCGGCCATCACCGACATAGCCGGTACTGGTCTCGGTGGTGTGCGGCCAGGTTCCACCAGAATTGTATCTCAACGTGTCGGTCACTCCAGTCGGAGCGACTCCGGCGTTTGCCAGAGTGATACCATTCTGGAAGATCTTCAAACCGGCATACTCGTCATTCCAGGTCGCATCGACCATTGCTGAGTCAATGTCCACCGAGAAGTAATAGTAGACGGTGTCGCCTGCTGGAATCGTGTCATGAAGACCGGTGAATTGCAGCAGTGTATTTTCTGAGAAGGAGCTAGACGCGCCTATATTCAGGATTTCCGCTATCTTCGTGGCGCCAGCGTGTGTAACATTGGCGTCGCGATAAAGATAGATGTTCTCGAACATGTACGGCTCGTCATTGAACGAGGCAATCGTAATGGCTTCGAGAGTATCCTGAGAAGCTTCCAGGTTTGCAATGTGAAACTTGAAAGCCCTGGCTCCGTTGGTCCTTGCCGACACCGTGTGGATTGTGTCCAAGACAATAGCATCGGTATAGGCGGAGTCAAGATCCGTGTCGACGTGGTACGGGTGCATCAGTTGCACCGTCGTACTTGCCGAGCCGGAGAATGTAGTCACTACTATTCCAGCCGACAGGTCGTCGCCATTTCCTCCTCCGAGCGAAAGGTCCCCCTGCGCCCAGGCGGTGCTTGTAAGCATCAACCCGGCCACAAGGAGTAAGAATAAGTTGCGAACGTGTTTCATTCGACAACCCCCTGCAGTAGGTTGGAAGGTTACTGTTTTTGTTTCCATGTTTGGGTTTTCGTTCATAGGCTGAGGGCCTACCTCCTTTCCACTTGTTTTTGTTGGTTCACTATACACTTACTTCTCTATATTTCACAATCTCGTTACAAAAAGTGAATGCACTGACGTCAATTTTCCGCAGTGCTGCCACGGCATCAATATCTGTACCTAACCAGAGGACAATATTTCCTTCATAAGCATTGCGCGTTTGGGAAGATAATAATTAAACTGGAACCAGTAGGTTCTCTTCCCTGAGCGATAGGTCTAATCCCTTACAGACGCAAATAACTCAACCGGGCAAGGTGGTGTAACTCACACTCCCCGTACGTTGAGTTCGCTGGTCGTTGTCCCTATCTCTGTATAGCCAAAAAGCCTAACAACCTGTATATTATCGGACATGTCAAACATGCCTCTTAACAATCCGACAAATTTATCGGCGCAAATAAAGAACAACACTGTACAAAAATCAAGTTCTTTTTTCCAAAGGCGGATCACCATTTCATACATTTGCGCCCTAAATCGTCGGCATACTATCAAGTTGTTGAATTTTTGTCAAGTAATAATTTGCGAACCTTTCAGTTACACAACATAGTTAAAGCATTCTTCACACTTCAGACTATCAACTGCTTGTGCCGCACATGATCCGGCCTGATACCAGAACTAGGCCCCCCTTGTTTTACAACTGAACGCTTGCGGAAACGGTGTGTTTCAAATGCCCTCATACTGCTCGACCTATTTCAATACGACAAAGTCAATTAGTCTATCGGCATACTGTTTCATTTATTTAGTTTCAATCTGCAACGCGATCTGGCCCAATATCGGAATTTCATCCTTATCTGACTCTGATCTTCCCACTCTGCCTCTCCAGAACCCGAACTGTGTGCTATTCTTCGCCCTTCTTCTTGCGAAGAAGCGATATCTTGAGAAGGGGAGGAGTCACCAGCGTTGTCACTATGACCATAATGACCACAGCCGAATATGTCGAGGCTGATACTATGGCCACACCCGCGAGGGTCAAACCAGCGCCTATCTTCGCGAATATCAGACCGACCTCCCCACGA
This sequence is a window from Candidatus Zixiibacteriota bacterium. Protein-coding genes within it:
- a CDS encoding PorV/PorQ family protein — encoded protein: MTRNSRKTLALSLALFILMVVGCSEVAVAKDYNHAMPFLRMGVGARALGMGGAYVAVADDATAGYWNPAGLSHVGKFSFSSMIAANMGVDRKYNYLSIAGGGFRFGTIGFSWLNAGTSDIASYTSNGVREADFNANDHAFLFSWGNNMATDLALGVTAKVVYQKIDDYTKTGVGFDVGVLYNISSTAQLGITAADLGTKVGDYVPMTFRVGAVVFPTTGFTIPIEIEKVQHRSEIKLRAGAEYATQFGTNYWGAVRGGVNDGDFTIGAGLKIAGRYSIDYAYITEASDAFGENHRISLTVDIP
- a CDS encoding T9SS type A sorting domain-containing protein, which encodes MKHVRNLFLLLVAGLMLTSTAWAQGDLSLGGGNGDDLSAGIVVTTFSGSASTTVQLMHPYHVDTDLDSAYTDAIVLDTIHTVSARTNGARAFKFHIANLEASQDTLEAITIASFNDEPYMFENIYLYRDANVTHAGATKIAEILNIGASSSFSENTLLQFTGLHDTIPAGDTVYYYFSVDIDSAMVDATWNDEYAGLKIFQNGITLANAGVAPTGVTDTLRYNSGGTWPHTTETSTGYVGDGRVLVFDTKPPELTINFALAADNDSCGGNGIVNLGDSIFITAWDTVGEFETYKAYASIQVFGGGSAQVFTDTLVSGSDSAMTLGWKLPEASITPALDVAAGFWYLVVKVEDMAGNQLTDSLLVPFAIDNQKPVFDGDSVWVSLVGDGNGDGIAAVGDTVQIYAYMTGNAYGEVITVQADLTNWGYAGWTTLDDASGDRRFTAQKVLTAGALDLIADSSGSRFWVWAWDNACNWNVDSNVAHFAIDNQPPAAPVSFTYTRNLDLDSNNVINIGDEVKFTLDASTTPDLIATCEVMLDLFMSGLGGSQTQCVEDTLVTGEYSYTWTVADGGAFGVDTAASLHTVEATLEDDAGNTTVATSSVIIFPVDTRSPLPVTALTPSQGACAINLSWTAGNPDDSLYLVFWDGGDGVWDAADTTSAVGSSTTTSWTTDGTVILTHGTTYQFVVRTIDDANNREWNFTRVSQVADCEAPTACINFPASGGMYGITNPMTVVAESPDPDINGATLFVRDADLGTGTPGAWISLGGMTQVGGGQQFTMTVTNALMLGAFPGATADDTYEFAIAAVDDVGNVTTAPAGYIACGAYSFTWFYTGLPVVVLDVNDTVSPQSTCGYNVTRDANNVVEIDVTDFIAGEEFIVSVTVDDTSWANRVFYDEAVTTMPYTFNLDCTNFPKGTEDVTVKVTRSDGKIGWVMFEVCTPDEDAAWGMITAPVDGQRVRRMNSALQPLFVTAMVNPNSYDPSSVTRVDFEHSLEYDAAYSVFDVQTVPVSGVYTASWDNRAFAGDAIVYLRAKFYDDVQNTSYTPVITVQLDSTATDIMLTCPNAASINGVSMLAGVVDFYAEIQESYNDFASLKLYTKPSWNPDIFTNWTLIGTMGPATDEGVYVWYNFNTATLSDIYNDFRVIATDITGNVMWDYDADGFPDDNTFDALNVNSDGTWMVDNSPADFAFRQFESGGVTFYTPSTKLMGAGSVFAQAREDMTVWSQTIPMADSFEVTRVNYYWLNSGTLTPLAQVGPEPWYEATFNPYDLGIYTDANVENNFYGGSSLVVQKEDSLNRAFVADTIAITILDVDPNQALISSLTWEQYVWGNVSLTAAALNGYQLRKVVYEYMEDGGSTWMPIDSSSSQGTFPITWPTLGNVADGWVWVRAVAVDSSFNRDANPTATKIYIANALPTVTMTAPQGVADSGFIGAGYTFGASADNGDIPIDSIWFQYKNVLSGSWTTWARDYYPPYSATLGSPTDGAYHFRVRAWNRAGRYTDSDRWTFYYDAVNPVIAATQIAGQDVEAGNDPALDLTGMDTIWVEGSFFDNGSSTGANSGMAAVAFEIRNSTGSQMMYSLIDPATDGIHGAWFNISGLSTGTYRFYFYGWDAVGNADTVGPVSGSITDQSAPWTSIVGYHDGRLYGFDWSSDASYVLFEYNNGNGWYGVGTGAVAVSDFWWTEFDASSVNGDLQFRMQATDGSGNTLPGNALIIDAVADGAGGLVFEAGEELSGLATYKNYEDDYFELVLRVAAASGDAPAALGVYEQAGSFSYESISLNENLQGEYFQEDVHPDAVYCDGMAVFMVGAADGASAQYTTVNTYTFYDDLGTNGTVYGNGGSASVYIPDGTYGGCLTVLETWLPRSGAQQDTWQPVPNENGLAHFIGCYEEYDAPIKGNGGDLSLFTPCCFPDNRYAVINMTFDSDVPAESLLVVRWNADYSEWNRSGIYFLNGDAGFYTVGEQRWVEFSTDCLYGIYAVVAIVPDDDPGPVTIEFFDAYPLCNDFVGPYNPYYYGEWDADWEETPKFVFKVVDEFAGTSESNFDFVVKLNGTYIHRNGSDSEMWNTNYDGVSQLLGIWMNNDAPALPCGTNTLWISATNDQNNTATLTWTFEVDCTPPTVVFENYYVSKNPTITFTIDDGEGAGVDWDHVFVDVVAIQTTSTDPMNPNQTEQLFFLGTFFPGQVDYYRDGNTITITTHYELEHKRAIGVAIYDGTRSDNTAYYSEGDPVAYGEWDEYYLHGHGVWDCVDNVTDPWFQILAVDYFGPSVFAQGESESNLFDALPKTCPVMIQVVDDGAGIESIEVLEDGVAIDEVAGDLEAGQYSFDEESGYISYCPTAGVQTTIIAYDDTGNKTVRTWSAFGPGDYTDAGDAYNFPNPFDPSAGEETTIVTGFNGNGITIKIYDFGGELVRSLLAGQTTWKGRTDDGELVANGVYFAYVQTADGNHKTVKIAVIEK